From Calothrix sp. PCC 6303, a single genomic window includes:
- a CDS encoding ATP-binding protein: MPLPSHGEISDIIDDILILFPDFDNSDNSILVNTSSGLTQQEICLGLKLALNSCDRPTIDVLAKHLLEYKISRFRAFNLNFVGLPNAPDFGGLDLLKQYIENVKQDFLPQARDANIPLPKGCLLVGPPGTGKTLAANAIAQILTFPLVTVDTAAVITGGAIYLKQLLERVEACAPVVLYFDEFDKLFAASNESGEDIGSRQILGTLLTWLQDKTSMVFVVATLNRLDALPPELTRVGRFDEIFYVGFPQAIERKQILMLHLARFDERYKHDDVLTEKEWRIILNKTVNCTGAELARMVEKAARVLFHQGREMEIGLQELLEQREMMVPLYVRDTDRILAIENRAKYICQPASSPDTSEFAPVITSFWGN; encoded by the coding sequence ATGCCACTACCCAGTCATGGTGAGATTTCTGATATTATTGATGATATTTTGATTCTATTCCCAGATTTTGATAATTCCGATAATTCGATATTAGTTAATACGAGTAGTGGTTTGACCCAACAAGAAATCTGTTTAGGGTTAAAGCTAGCGTTAAATTCCTGCGATCGCCCTACAATTGATGTTCTCGCTAAACATTTACTTGAATATAAAATCAGCCGTTTTCGTGCCTTCAACTTAAACTTTGTTGGTTTACCGAATGCTCCGGATTTTGGTGGTTTAGATTTGCTGAAACAGTATATCGAAAATGTCAAACAAGACTTTTTACCCCAAGCGCGAGATGCTAATATTCCTCTCCCTAAAGGTTGTTTGCTCGTCGGACCACCGGGAACGGGTAAAACTTTGGCTGCGAATGCGATCGCACAAATTCTCACTTTTCCCTTGGTGACTGTTGATACCGCAGCAGTTATCACAGGTGGTGCTATTTATCTCAAACAGTTGTTGGAACGAGTGGAAGCTTGCGCTCCTGTGGTGCTTTATTTTGACGAGTTCGATAAACTTTTTGCTGCTTCCAACGAGTCAGGGGAGGATATTGGCTCCCGGCAAATTTTAGGAACGCTATTAACTTGGTTGCAGGATAAAACCAGTATGGTGTTCGTCGTTGCAACCTTGAATCGACTTGATGCGTTACCCCCAGAACTCACGAGGGTAGGGAGATTCGACGAGATATTTTATGTAGGATTTCCCCAAGCTATCGAACGCAAGCAAATTTTGATGCTGCATTTAGCTCGATTTGATGAGCGTTACAAACATGATGATGTCCTAACAGAGAAGGAATGGCGGATTATTCTGAATAAAACTGTTAATTGCACTGGTGCTGAGTTAGCAAGAATGGTGGAGAAAGCAGCGCGTGTTTTGTTTCACCAGGGGAGGGAGATGGAAATAGGGTTGCAAGAATTGTTGGAACAACGGGAAATGATGGTTCCTCTGTATGTAAGGGATACTGATAGGATTTTGGCGATAGAGAATCGAGCTAAGTATATCTGTCAACCAGCATCAAGTCCTGATACTTCAGAATTTGCGCCTGTTATTACTTCTTTTTGGGGGAATTGA
- a CDS encoding transposase, which translates to MSNSTQLYSQVLGYLRQYSTYRDLRHLKTLAWMINGLICSGQLSLSAWEPYVDSYAKQAQSYERRWHRFLENIRINVEKIYLPLALLALKDWEKHRLYLALDTTMLWNRFCMIHISVVCCGRAIPLLWRVLEHNSATVAFKEYEVMLRKARWLLRRDSDIMILADRGFANHDFLSWLQKSNWHYCIRIPSDTCLHGVRRYPTHVKSIYPNRGQAAFYRNVGLWQDCLIRCNLVVAYPEVVSEHWAVVTDEEPALKTLHEYALRFCVEELFLDSKSGAFELEDSRIRDAESLERLYLIAALALLYSTTHGMAVQIAGLRTCVDPHWNRGLSYLKIGLRWLKGVIHKGRQLLTPIPLLSQDPQPSFASNKARQDDNLGICFSRIYSFNSWV; encoded by the coding sequence ATGTCAAACTCAACCCAACTTTATAGTCAGGTATTAGGATACTTACGTCAATACAGTACCTACCGTGATTTGCGTCATTTAAAAACTCTTGCTTGGATGATTAATGGGCTGATATGTAGTGGTCAGTTAAGTTTGAGCGCATGGGAACCATATGTAGACAGTTATGCCAAACAAGCTCAAAGCTACGAGCGCAGGTGGCATAGATTCCTTGAAAATATAAGGATTAACGTTGAAAAAATATACTTGCCATTGGCATTGTTGGCACTCAAAGACTGGGAAAAACATCGATTGTATTTGGCATTAGATACAACTATGCTTTGGAATCGTTTCTGCATGATTCACATCTCAGTGGTGTGTTGTGGGCGAGCAATCCCTTTATTGTGGAGAGTATTGGAACATAACAGTGCAACGGTTGCATTTAAGGAATACGAGGTGATGCTACGTAAAGCTAGGTGGTTACTACGCCGTGATTCCGATATTATGATACTTGCAGATAGGGGCTTTGCAAATCATGATTTCTTGAGTTGGTTGCAAAAAAGCAATTGGCATTACTGTATACGTATCCCAAGTGATACATGCTTGCATGGAGTTAGACGTTACCCAACACATGTAAAATCAATTTATCCAAATCGAGGACAAGCAGCTTTTTATCGTAACGTTGGACTGTGGCAAGATTGCCTAATTCGCTGTAATTTGGTAGTCGCCTATCCAGAAGTGGTATCCGAGCATTGGGCAGTTGTTACAGACGAAGAGCCAGCTTTAAAAACATTGCATGAGTATGCTTTGAGGTTCTGCGTAGAGGAACTATTTCTGGACAGTAAATCAGGTGCATTTGAACTCGAAGATTCTCGCATTCGTGATGCCGAATCTTTGGAGAGATTGTATTTGATTGCCGCCTTAGCTTTACTTTACAGTACAACCCACGGCATGGCTGTACAAATTGCTGGTTTACGTACTTGTGTTGACCCCCACTGGAATCGTGGTTTAAGTTATCTCAAGATTGGTTTGCGCTGGCTCAAAGGTGTTATTCACAAGGGACGACAATTACTCACCCCAATTCCTTTGTTATCACAAGATCCTCAACCAAGTTTTGCCTCCAATAAAGCTCGTCAAGATGACAATCTCGGAATATGCTTTTCTCGAATTTACTCCTTTAATTCCTGGGTTTGA
- a CDS encoding type IV secretory system conjugative DNA transfer family protein, translating to MLCLICQYLLLDWCSSSDKFFEEAGDSLVEGILLVTKAIKTLTGEAKYCDLMMAQAILSLPNLAARLELASKEKLKVWTSRPLSQLISVKDSEKTAASIIGTAQRMFQRFLKRDFVGAFCGRTTLPLDLDGKQLIIFGLDRNNRDIVSPLLAAILHMIVTRNITRTVPRKDPLIVALDELPTFYLPALVNWLNEGREDGFVGILGYQNIAQLEKVYGKELARAILGGTATKFIFNPQDPESAKLFSDYLGEMEIKFNSKSRSTGKGGGSRSSNEHHQKRHLLEPAQFAKMGTGRAVVINPAYTRGNEAYVPLLQAMKVPKSDIEEMNWSENKWDFVREKLIECNGIQISDEERSQQFLERRELAEKLFPMPEESRNIPSVEELKNIF from the coding sequence ATACTCTGCCTGATTTGTCAATATCTTCTACTGGACTGGTGCTCTAGTAGTGATAAATTTTTTGAGGAAGCTGGAGATTCTTTAGTTGAGGGGATTTTACTTGTCACTAAAGCAATTAAAACCTTAACTGGTGAGGCTAAATACTGTGACTTAATGATGGCACAGGCAATTCTATCTTTGCCTAATTTAGCGGCAAGGCTGGAATTAGCATCCAAGGAAAAGTTGAAAGTTTGGACATCACGACCATTATCTCAGCTAATCAGCGTCAAGGATTCGGAAAAGACTGCTGCATCAATTATTGGAACTGCACAGCGGATGTTTCAAAGATTCCTCAAACGGGATTTTGTTGGTGCATTTTGCGGTAGGACAACGCTACCACTGGATTTGGATGGAAAGCAGCTAATTATTTTTGGGTTGGATAGAAACAACAGAGATATTGTCAGTCCCCTACTCGCGGCAATTCTCCACATGATTGTGACACGCAACATCACCCGCACTGTACCACGTAAAGATCCTCTAATAGTTGCATTGGATGAGTTACCGACGTTCTATTTACCAGCGCTCGTCAACTGGCTGAATGAGGGACGTGAGGATGGTTTTGTGGGGATTTTGGGGTATCAAAATATTGCCCAGTTGGAGAAAGTATATGGGAAGGAATTAGCAAGGGCAATTCTGGGTGGTACTGCAACCAAGTTTATCTTTAATCCCCAAGATCCCGAATCTGCAAAGCTTTTTAGTGATTATTTGGGAGAGATGGAAATTAAGTTTAATTCTAAATCTCGCAGTACGGGGAAAGGTGGTGGTTCCCGCAGTAGTAACGAACACCACCAAAAACGGCACCTACTGGAACCCGCACAATTTGCCAAGATGGGTACGGGGAGAGCAGTAGTTATTAACCCAGCTTACACCCGTGGGAATGAGGCTTATGTTCCTTTGTTGCAAGCGATGAAAGTACCAAAATCTGATATTGAAGAGATGAATTGGTCAGAAAATAAGTGGGATTTTGTTAGAGAAAAATTGATTGAATGCAATGGAATTCAAATTAGCGATGAAGAACGTTCCCAACAGTTTTTAGAACGGAGAGAATTAGCTGAAAAATTATTTCCAATGCCAGAAGAGTCAAGGAATATACCTTCTGTTGAAGAATTAAAAAATATTTTCTAG
- a CDS encoding TrbI/VirB10 family protein has protein sequence MPEQETENHELNGNWDEASFAKLLGLNDENQLSNQTKPVASEESPEVEINSQNLASNPVATHELFDDPQVGKTQPTFYGNPFAKFGVVGLVMLVVFGAAATVLNSIMSGKPKIAPTIANQEVDKPKLEIADNSQVTETGKLKAELALSTQADKIKSVERSKSPKTQIVRRNSQTINQRSKTVSSQIIPREVPRSQVAYIPRSIPQRVSYNPRNIPYTSRNQPVKNQVNPASVSKSLTKQEKDINPMEQWREISSLGSYGNVEIASNSESLPNNTTNTTLNEQQAPSITSATLISVTSNSNQIVPTTNDLEIEPLHEEEALIIGNPETQQLTVGSSSSGKLVTPLIWTKNQPNSAAVNSAKQPQQDKFIIQLSKPLTTKEGLVILPKATQIIVQVKDIQKSGFVELEATGAVIDGNEYILPEGAIAIRGKSGQPLIASSWGDKGGEIASRDAETFAVGSLAKVGKVINQPKEEQTSTNSGFGGTTSFSSIRRNRSNILGAVLEGGFEPLTQQILQRNQQALQEIQRREDVWFVKAGTEVQVFVNKTFQF, from the coding sequence ATGCCAGAACAGGAAACGGAAAATCATGAATTGAATGGTAATTGGGATGAAGCAAGTTTTGCAAAATTACTTGGTTTAAATGATGAGAATCAATTATCAAACCAAACAAAACCTGTTGCTTCAGAAGAATCACCGGAAGTAGAAATAAATAGTCAAAATTTAGCTTCTAACCCAGTTGCTACTCATGAATTATTTGATGATCCCCAAGTAGGTAAAACCCAGCCGACTTTTTACGGTAATCCTTTCGCCAAATTTGGTGTAGTGGGTTTAGTAATGCTTGTTGTTTTCGGTGCTGCTGCAACGGTTTTAAATAGCATTATGTCGGGTAAACCCAAGATTGCACCTACGATTGCTAACCAGGAAGTAGATAAGCCGAAGCTAGAAATTGCTGATAACTCTCAAGTAACAGAAACAGGAAAGCTTAAAGCTGAATTAGCACTCTCTACCCAAGCTGACAAAATCAAATCAGTGGAGCGTTCCAAAAGTCCTAAAACCCAGATTGTCAGACGCAATAGTCAAACAATAAATCAACGCAGCAAAACTGTATCTTCTCAGATTATTCCAAGAGAAGTACCAAGAAGTCAAGTTGCTTACATACCACGTTCAATCCCTCAAAGAGTTAGCTACAACCCTCGTAATATTCCTTATACATCGAGAAATCAACCAGTTAAAAATCAAGTAAATCCAGCATCTGTGTCTAAATCTTTAACCAAACAGGAAAAAGATATTAACCCAATGGAGCAATGGAGGGAAATTAGCAGTTTGGGAAGTTATGGAAATGTTGAAATTGCATCTAATTCTGAATCTCTGCCAAATAATACGACTAATACCACACTTAATGAACAACAAGCACCAAGTATTACCAGTGCTACTTTAATTTCAGTAACATCAAATTCAAATCAAATAGTTCCCACAACTAATGATTTGGAAATTGAACCACTTCATGAAGAAGAAGCTTTAATTATTGGTAATCCAGAAACACAACAATTAACAGTAGGTTCATCTAGTTCTGGAAAATTAGTGACACCTTTAATTTGGACTAAAAATCAGCCTAATAGTGCTGCTGTTAACTCTGCCAAGCAACCACAACAAGATAAATTTATCATTCAACTTTCTAAACCTTTAACTACCAAAGAAGGTTTGGTTATTTTGCCAAAAGCAACACAAATAATAGTTCAAGTCAAAGATATTCAGAAATCAGGATTTGTTGAACTGGAAGCGACAGGAGCGGTAATTGATGGGAATGAATATATATTACCCGAAGGAGCGATCGCAATTCGGGGTAAATCTGGTCAACCTTTGATAGCTTCTTCCTGGGGTGATAAAGGTGGGGAAATAGCTTCGCGGGATGCGGAAACCTTTGCGGTTGGTTCGTTAGCAAAAGTTGGTAAGGTTATCAATCAACCTAAAGAAGAACAAACCTCAACGAATAGCGGTTTCGGTGGTACAACTTCTTTCTCTTCAATTAGAAGAAATCGTTCCAATATTTTGGGAGCAGTTTTGGAAGGAGGTTTTGAACCCTTAACCCAACAGATATTGCAGCGCAATCAACAAGCATTACAGGAGATTCAACGGAGAGAGGATGTTTGGTTCGTCAAAGCGGGTACTGAGGTTCAGGTATTTGTCAATAAAACTTTCCAGTTTTAG